CCATACTTGTTTTGAAAGTGTGTAGATCATATCATTAGAAAGTGTATTCCAGAAGAAGAAGTGGTATAAATTTTCCATGCTTGTCATGCTTCACCGGTTGGGGCCCATCATAGTGGTGTGCGTACAACCGCTAAAGTTCTCCAAAGTGAATATTACTGGCCATCCTTCTACAATGATGTGCATGAATTTGTGAAGAAATGCGCTCAATATCAGAAGCAAGGTGGAGTGTCGAAAAGACACAAGTTATCCCTTACTCCCATTTTAGTAGTTGAgttatttgatgtttggggaatCGACTTCATGGGACCATTTGTGAGTTCCTTTGGTAATAAGTATATCTTGGTGGCAgtagattatgtttctaaatggGTGGAAGCTGTTGCACTTCCAAACAATGAAAGGAAAAGTGTGGTTCAATTTCTTAAACGCTACATCTTCGCTAGACTCGGTACTCCTCGAGCTATCATTAGTGATGGTGGATCCCTCTTTTGCAATAAATGGTTCTCAACTGTATTGAGTAAGTATGGGGTGAAACACAAAGTAGCAACTccatatcatccccaaacaaACGCTCAAGTTGAAATGTCAAACCAGGAGATCAAGAGCATCTTGGCTAAGACACTGAATGCTAATAGGACAGATTGGTCTCGAAAGCTTGATGACACACTATGGGCGTATATCACCGTATACAAAACTCCAATCAGTATGTCTCTGTATCAGCTAGTTTTTGGAAAGTCTTGCCATCTACCGATCGAATTAGAACACAAAGTAGTGTGGGCATTGAAAGCTTTGAATTTGGACTAGACAAACACCTCAAAAGAGAGATTAGAGTACTTAAATGAGTTGGACGAATTTAGGTTTAAAGCTTACAAAAGTTCAGCTCTCtacaaggaaaagatgaagaagtggcAAGATGCAAAAATACTTAAGAGAGAGTTCAAGGTGGGAGATTGGGTGGTACTATATAACTCCCAACTTAGACTCTTTCCCGGaaagctcaagtccaaatggtcAGGACCATTTAAAGTAACACGAGTATTCACAAATGGTACCATAGAAGTTGAGGGTCAAGAAGTACCTGTATTTAAGGTGAATGGGCAATGGTTGAAGTTATACTTTGGAGAATGCCAGGAGATCTCTTTGATTGAGGTGGTGTACCTAGAAGATGCCTGAGAGCATTAACATGTCATGCCacaacgttaaataaggcgcttcttgggaggtaGCCCAAGTGTTAGTGTTTTTAAATAatgtgtgttgattttgcagaAGTTGGATCATGTGCGAGACAAAAGTGCTATTGGGGAGTCGCCTAACCTATTCGGCGAGCACAATTTGGTCCGCCTTATGGACTGAAAAATGGGGCTGAGACTCTGGAATATTCAGCGGGATACCTTCACCATTCGTCGAGTCGCCGATGCGCTTAAGCGACCCGACTTTTGTCACCCTTTTTCCTTCAACGTTGATAACGTTCCTCAAGGATCATCTGGCCATATTCTGAGTCCATTCTAAGAGTCGCCGAACTGTTTGGCGACCTCCTACATGTTCGCCGATCTGCTTTTCTCTGAGAGTGCATCCCACTAGAACTATGGGTGATCTTAAGAACAATGGACACATCGTCGAAGCATCCAGCGACTGGTTCACTCTCTCGCCAATTGGGCACTTAGTAAAGATTCCTCATTACCCTGTTCTACTTGTTTACATACTAGAATGTTATCATTTCTTGTTagtctttctttattatttttattttttttatttgcggTAATTCCCACTCTCTACCCACATTGAGGACAATGCTGAATTCTTTTTGTGGAGGGTGGAGTGGGGGTGGCAATTGGTCAGTGAACCCCCTCCTCTTTGTGCCACCtctcttgtttgtgtttgacTATGGTtattctcttgcaaatttgagtatcggtcttgatcaataccgatgacttaaatagtgctcataatcgaacaaaagtgaatgtgcggctacgatgaggccaaatgaagttgcatagacaatatgtgaactttttgcatctcgttgtgactaacCAAGTAttgaattgagtctcttgtgatgaacattgcacactagtgaaagtgtggagtcttgtttgacattggtgtctaTGCCttatgtgatgagcttaccgtgaactatgtgtgatgacacctagaatttgccccattggtccggttgactaagtgatgcaatctcttgatatgatcttaggcaccTTTGAAGAGTGtcaaacaatttgacattataccacTTTTGTGgtctaccttgtgagtgtgtcaACCCcgtttgaacaccctttgaggcTTAgctttttcttggaagaaacttgatgaaattatgGCCTTTCTTGACCCATTATCTATAATCCTTATGATTTGTGGCttgtgtgaatagccaacttaggccaaaagcctaagttaggaGTGTGgtaaaaagaaaaggtaaatcaagaagtgcaagaaagtcccctttgacccatggttttAAGAAAAACAGAACctctccatataaaaaaaaaagatgagaaagaaaaaaagagaatggaaaagaaaaaaagaatgaaaaagttgtgaaagtgcaaagaaaatggggtgtccaagcaatccatggaagatgaataatggggtgacttttgagcacgaatgagaatgatgaagaaaatgaaagaaagtgttgttcacaccacatgTCATGAGGATTAcaaccattgagcctaaatgaccatacctttgcactcagccctgttacaagccttgaaaagacctttttgactttgagtgagctgaaacaaggattgattggaaaatacgggaaaacctatgggtgaagtcatgcattgtgttcatctttgtgagtgtgagtgttgtaTTTGATTCTGGAGCTTTAAATtatgaaccattgtgtgtgtatatggaatcattatttgtgtgagggcaattgagtacctttgttgagcttgaacttgcatttgaagcaagtattgcgaacttgagaatctttgatagtggtgagtcacaacttgaatatttgagtgcacaattgatccttacATGAGttagttgagtctttttgtgtgcattcatgattaagtcttgtgtagcactatttgagacatcccttttgaactgctgaacttgagttttacttgaggacaagcagaAGTTTAAGTTTGcagtgttgatgagtccactctttggactcatttagggatttattttaatagatttagtgtcgtCAAATGCATGTTTTGCGCTAATGAATGATGTAAAAGCCCtgatttttaggtatttggatttaTGAATGATGCATGGACACTGATATACAGAAAGGAACAAAGCAAGCTAAAGGAACCAAGAAATAAAGACCCGATGATCGCCGATGAcattcggtgaatcgccaaattGCCAAGATACCGCCTAAATTTACAGAATGCTGGAGCTAAAATGGGGGTCATTTCCATTCGGCGTGTCGCCGATCTATTCGGTGAAGGACAACCAGGTTGCCAAAAGTGCAGAAGAAGATTCAAACAAGTGCAGATGGGCGAGATAGAAGGAAAAAGGGTGAATCGCGGAGTTATATGGTGATCCCGATctggatcgcctaaagttacagtagCCAGACCaagaagaagtgaaaaatgAAGGCAAGATAAAGAACaatcggtgagtcgccgatTTGTCGGCGACGCCctacttacctcgccgagttgtCTTAAACAGTGACACATCAATCttgtttaaattagtttttccTAGAGAGAAAAAGGCATTCAAAAACGGGAGGGATAGAAAATTGAGAGCAAAAACATTACCATTTTGGTTTTCAAGGGATTTTTTAGCAAGATTCTTGGTTGATATTTTGTAATAGAGATGATTTTGGTAATTCCtaacttttgaatttcaaattacCGAGCTGCAGAAAAACATAGTAgatgttgattttcttatttttgctatgagtggctaaaaccctCTTCTTGGGTTTTGACTATGAAGCCAATTGTTGAGTTTTACTAAGTGGGTGTCGTTGAATTGCAAATAATGGcattaatttgaagtgggtctgaGTTGCTGTTGCATTTTGAAGTTGAGTTGCATGGTTAGTGTAACAAGCTTAGTGTTGTgcgcttgctcgagagagaggtgcAGAGCCANGGcattaatttgaagtgggtctgaGTTGCTATTGCATTTTGAAGTTGAGTTGCATGGTTAGTGTAACAAGCTTAGTGTTGTgcgcttgctcgagagagaggtgcAGAGCCAAAGTATAAATATTAGCATCAATAGTAGTGGGTCACCATGatttcagctcgagagagtggatttgGTAAGGACCAAGGACTGGGCATCTTCCGGTTAGTGTCAAAGTTCGAGAAATTTCGACATAGAAtaggtaattgttcgagagaaagttactTTACATATGGTCCAACCTACCcataagagcactattcaagtcatcagtattgatcataaccgatactcaaataaataaatttttcgAACGAGCAAGGAACTCACTGACCAAACACACACCCTCACCAAAAGCATTCAACATTGTCCTCAATGTGAGTAGAGAACAGGCAAtacccaaaaatgaaaaataaatataaactacTGGTATGTAAACACGCAGAGCAAGGTGACAAGGAATCTTCAATAGGTGCCTATTTGGCAAAAAATTGTAATAGTCGCTGAACTGCTAGGCGATTCGCCCAATAGTCTGGGTATCACTATTATTTCCAGTATGCACCACGTACTGAAAGTAGGCGAAAAGGTGGAATTGAAGGAACTCACCAAATAGGTCGACACTTCGCATAAAGGACTTATAACCTTGCCAAATGATCCATTGTGTCAAGCTATCAGAGCTGGGGCAGGAAGGCAGAGAAAGTCTGGTCGCCCAATCacttcggcgagtcgccaagtgaTGAAGACTTcccgcctaatgttccagtatAGCAGCCCCATTTTCAAAGTCCAGAAGATGGACTACGTCAGGCTCATCGACCAAATTAGGCAATCTGCCAATGGTGTATTCACCTCACA
This genomic stretch from Solanum stenotomum isolate F172 chromosome 10, ASM1918654v1, whole genome shotgun sequence harbors:
- the LOC125842819 gene encoding uncharacterized protein LOC125842819 gives rise to the protein MVQEGIVLGNKVSQKGLEVDKAKIEVIEKLTPLISVKGVHSFLGHAGFYQRFIKDSSKIAHHLCKLLEKEVKFQFDDACMVAFRCLKEKLVSTPFIISPDWSEYFEVICDASRTFLGSKVIVHTDHAALCYLMAKKDAKPRLIRWVLLLQEVDFEVKDRRGCENHMADHLSRLEGKENDEPEKCAQYQKQGGVSKRHKLSLTPILVVELFDVWGIDFMGPFVSSFGNKYILVAVDYVSKWVEAVALPNNERKSVVQFLKRYIFARLGTPRAIISDGGSLFCNKWFSTVLSKYGVKHKVATPYHPQTNAQVEMSNQEIKSILAKTLNANRTDWSRKLDDTLWAYITVYKTPISMSLYQLVFGKSCHLPIELEHKVVWALKALNLD